One segment of Trichlorobacter ammonificans DNA contains the following:
- a CDS encoding flagellar biosynthesis repressor FlbT translates to MPLKLNLKADERVIIGGAVIRNGGKHAELFIENNVPILREKDIMPEEAADTPAKRLYFTLQLIYIDAENRPAHIEYFFTLAHDLMEAAPSTRSYISAICDQITVSRFYQALKIAHTLIEYEKELTTHVEPVHGSL, encoded by the coding sequence GTGCCGCTGAAGCTCAATCTCAAAGCGGATGAACGGGTAATCATCGGCGGGGCCGTCATTCGTAACGGCGGTAAGCATGCCGAGCTCTTCATCGAAAATAACGTGCCGATTCTGCGTGAAAAGGATATCATGCCGGAAGAAGCAGCGGATACGCCGGCAAAGCGTCTATACTTCACGTTGCAGTTGATTTATATCGATGCGGAAAATCGCCCGGCGCATATCGAGTACTTCTTTACGCTTGCCCATGACCTTATGGAGGCGGCGCCCAGCACACGGTCCTATATCAGCGCCATCTGCGACCAGATAACGGTCAGCCGCTTCTACCAGGCCTTGAAGATTGCCCACACCCTGATTGAGTACGAGAAGGAGCTTACCACCCATGTCGAACCAGTACACGGCAGTTTATGA
- the flaF gene encoding flagellar biosynthesis regulator FlaF → MSNQYTAVYEQQGKEFLPPRELEASVLSKAAMKLKQCQDNWDSPQREKMLDEAIRYNQKVWSFFQSELSMPENPLPKNVREDLLNLSLFIDKRLFEVMAFPSDPHKLDIVININFNLAAGLRSAPPTP, encoded by the coding sequence ATGTCGAACCAGTACACGGCAGTTTATGAACAGCAAGGAAAAGAGTTTCTTCCTCCCCGCGAACTGGAAGCATCGGTCCTCAGCAAGGCAGCGATGAAGCTGAAGCAGTGCCAGGATAACTGGGACTCTCCCCAGCGTGAAAAGATGCTGGATGAAGCGATACGATACAACCAGAAAGTCTGGAGTTTTTTTCAGAGTGAGCTTTCCATGCCGGAAAATCCGCTTCCTAAAAATGTCCGTGAGGATCTTCTTAACCTGAGCCTGTTCATCGACAAACGGCTGTTTGAGGTCATGGCCTTTCCCAGCGATCCCCACAAGCTTGACATCGTGATCAATATCAACTTCAACCTTGCCGCAGGCTTGCGGTCGGCGCCGCCAACCCCCTGA
- a CDS encoding response regulator: MSRLLVVDDEANIRLLYSAELTDEGYEVETASGISEALEKLAAQSFDLALLDIKLKNESGIELLQKIVKERHDMPVILCSAFSSYKDDFSAWLADSYVVKSGDLTELKEEIKRVLEKKAQRRAAGL; the protein is encoded by the coding sequence ATGAGCAGACTGCTGGTAGTTGACGACGAGGCCAACATCCGTCTGTTATACAGCGCCGAGTTGACCGACGAAGGGTACGAGGTGGAAACCGCTTCAGGCATTTCCGAAGCCCTCGAAAAGCTGGCCGCACAGAGCTTCGACCTGGCGCTGCTGGATATCAAGCTCAAGAATGAAAGCGGCATCGAGCTCCTGCAAAAGATCGTCAAGGAGCGTCACGACATGCCGGTGATCCTCTGCTCCGCCTTCTCCAGCTACAAGGACGACTTCTCCGCCTGGCTGGCTGACAGCTACGTGGTCAAGTCCGGCGATCTGACCGAGCTGAAGGAAGAGATCAAACGGGTTCTGGAAAAGAAGGCGCAGCGGCGGGCGGCGGGATTGTAA
- a CDS encoding sensor histidine kinase has translation MDWECCWDRDIVAMGDCPNITEGDEDLLTSRARRVLEKCCECERFRRDLSRFNDSGHPLAPIISVLHNDYRRQKSQIQSLVSFLDSKTLETRFLHELGSVLQSSVDLDEVLSVALTAITAGKGFGMNRAFLLLADRERHLLRGHLAIGPRSLEEAGQTWQEIASTDMDLQSMARSFQQYKLRSERDKFQDILDQLQISLDDQEHIVVKAFEDPYPLLVRNAFNNPQVPPDFARLLGVDTFLVLPLISRHRRIGAIIADNFITRRPISDDDLRSIETFAFPVAFAIERASLYDRLQEEVEKLQIANQKLHEQQELLVRMEKMALVGRITSSVAHSIRNPLTVIGGFARSILKTTPSSDTRRGFIESIVAETRQLEGVLDEVLTYSDSLYPTRDLWDITQLVEAAQREIQDRLLYHDYTVQFRSDRELPPVWVDFKQTVYCIRTIILVNLDGLEHGAITIYLSRNGDEVDVNIEDKGRTLSEEELEAMLTPFAETCQMGSGLSLALCRSMLDKQNIPFLVVAPPEGGVTYTIKLPTRKEERHEQTAGS, from the coding sequence GTGGATTGGGAATGCTGCTGGGATCGGGACATCGTCGCCATGGGCGACTGCCCCAACATCACCGAAGGCGACGAAGACCTGCTCACCTCACGCGCACGGCGCGTGCTTGAAAAATGCTGTGAATGTGAGCGTTTCCGCCGAGACCTGTCACGCTTCAACGACAGCGGCCACCCGCTGGCGCCGATCATTTCCGTGCTGCACAATGACTACCGCCGCCAGAAAAGCCAGATCCAGTCGCTGGTCAGCTTTCTGGACAGTAAAACCCTGGAAACCAGATTCCTGCACGAGCTCGGTTCCGTTCTGCAGAGTTCCGTCGATCTCGATGAGGTGCTCTCCGTTGCCCTGACCGCCATCACGGCAGGCAAGGGATTCGGGATGAACCGTGCCTTTCTGCTGCTGGCCGACCGTGAACGCCATCTGCTACGCGGCCACTTGGCCATCGGTCCCCGTTCTCTTGAGGAGGCCGGCCAGACCTGGCAGGAGATTGCCAGCACGGATATGGACCTGCAAAGCATGGCGCGCAGCTTCCAGCAATACAAGCTGCGCAGTGAGCGTGACAAATTCCAGGATATCCTGGACCAGTTGCAGATATCCCTTGACGACCAGGAGCACATCGTGGTCAAGGCGTTCGAGGATCCCTACCCGCTACTGGTGCGTAATGCCTTCAACAATCCCCAGGTTCCTCCCGACTTCGCCCGGCTGCTGGGGGTGGACACCTTCCTGGTTCTGCCCCTTATCTCCCGTCATCGGCGTATCGGTGCCATCATTGCCGACAACTTCATCACCCGGCGCCCCATTAGTGACGATGATCTGCGCTCCATTGAAACCTTCGCGTTTCCCGTTGCCTTTGCCATCGAACGGGCCTCCCTCTACGACCGGCTCCAGGAAGAGGTTGAAAAACTCCAGATTGCCAACCAGAAGTTGCATGAACAGCAGGAGTTGCTGGTCCGCATGGAAAAGATGGCGCTGGTGGGCAGAATCACGTCCAGTGTGGCCCACTCCATCCGTAACCCCCTGACCGTTATCGGCGGTTTTGCCCGCAGCATCCTGAAGACCACCCCCAGTAGCGACACCCGACGCGGCTTCATTGAATCGATCGTTGCCGAGACACGGCAACTGGAAGGAGTGCTGGACGAGGTACTCACCTATTCTGACTCGCTCTACCCCACCAGGGATCTTTGGGATATCACTCAGCTGGTGGAGGCCGCCCAGCGGGAAATCCAGGACCGCCTGCTCTACCACGATTATACGGTCCAGTTCCGCTCTGACCGGGAGTTGCCACCGGTCTGGGTTGACTTCAAGCAGACGGTCTACTGTATCCGTACCATCATTTTGGTGAACCTGGACGGGCTGGAACATGGCGCCATTACCATTTACCTGTCCCGTAACGGCGACGAGGTCGATGTCAACATTGAAGACAAGGGGCGCACCCTAAGCGAAGAGGAGTTGGAGGCGATGCTGACCCCCTTCGCGGAAACCTGCCAGATGGGATCGGGATTGAGTCTGGCCTTGTGCCGCAGCATGCTGGACAAACAGAACATCCCCTTCCTGGTGGTTGCCCCTCCTGAGGGAGGGGTCACCTATACCATCAAACTTCCCACCCGCAAGGAGGAACGCCATGAGCAGACTGCTGGTAGTTGA
- a CDS encoding flagellin, translating to MAISDISLTSGMRSNLLSLQNTNTLINRTQDRLSTGKKVNSALDNPTNFFAAQGHNSRAADLSIRKDGMSEAVQAVKAADAGIKAITSLIEAAKGVASAALSTANLTERANYANTYNTLMSQINQLASDSGYRGTNFLTKDDLTVEFAPVTNDATLKIKGFNATSVGLSLQKVGITGSYGGVTSATAESSTAATKRSTSTAWDNSVVSNGTNAIKSSSLQLESALSTLRTESSKLSANLSVITTRQAFTDTMINTLTTGADNLTLADMNEEGANMLMLQTRQNLGITSLSMASQAAQAVLRLF from the coding sequence ATGGCAATCAGTGATATTTCCCTCACCTCGGGCATGCGGAGCAACCTGCTCTCGCTGCAGAACACCAACACGCTGATCAACAGGACCCAGGACCGTCTGTCCACCGGCAAGAAGGTGAACTCGGCCCTCGACAACCCCACCAACTTCTTTGCGGCTCAAGGCCACAACAGCCGGGCAGCCGACCTGTCCATCCGCAAGGACGGCATGTCTGAAGCGGTGCAGGCCGTGAAGGCCGCCGACGCCGGCATCAAGGCCATCACCTCCCTGATCGAAGCGGCAAAAGGTGTTGCCTCGGCAGCGCTTTCCACCGCGAACCTGACCGAGCGGGCCAACTACGCCAACACCTACAACACCCTGATGAGCCAGATCAACCAGCTGGCCTCCGACTCCGGCTACCGGGGCACCAACTTCCTGACCAAGGACGACCTGACCGTTGAATTTGCACCGGTCACCAACGATGCAACCCTGAAGATCAAGGGTTTCAACGCTACCAGCGTTGGTCTCTCCCTGCAGAAGGTCGGCATCACCGGTTCGTATGGCGGCGTGACCTCTGCTACTGCAGAAAGCAGCACGGCAGCTACCAAGCGTTCTACCAGCACCGCATGGGACAACTCGGTGGTCAGCAACGGCACCAACGCCATCAAGAGCTCGTCGCTGCAACTGGAGAGCGCTCTCTCCACGCTGCGTACCGAGTCCTCCAAGCTTTCGGCAAACCTGAGCGTTATCACCACCCGTCAGGCCTTCACCGACACCATGATCAACACCCTGACCACTGGTGCCGACAACCTGACCCTGGCCGACATGAACGAGGAAGGCGCCAACATGCTGATGCTCCAGACCCGTCAGAACCTGGGCATCACCTCCCTCTCGATGGCTTCACAGGCAGCACAGGCCGTCCTGAGACTGTTCTAA
- a CDS encoding mannose-1-phosphate guanyltransferase, translating into MKAVIMAGGFGTRIQPLTGSIPKPMIPLFNRPIMLHIVELLKKYDITDLVMLLYHQPGIIKKFFRDGADFGVRITYVTPLQDMGTAGAVKAAEKYLDERFLVISGDLLTDFNLKKVIDFHDANKAMATITLTSVKDPLQFGVVITDKEKRITQFLEKPGWGEVISDTINTGIYVLEPEIFNYIPAGENFDFSQDLFPLMLRNQDPLYGVTAKGYWRDIGNTDSYREAYHDIFKGRVNLKIDEEKQDYVGKDLRIGTDVTLEDAGGIEGTVVIGDNSQVSRDVRIKDSVIGRNCTIEAGVRLNRCAIWDNSYVKKGARITDSVICSNVRVGQAAILEEGVIVADETSIGDEVHIKADVKIWPRKVIESGATVTANLIWGEKWKKSLFEGAIIKGLSNVELTPEFAAKLGCAYGTMLPKGSYVLGGRDAKRSSRMLKRCFVGGLLSAGVNVRDMTMTCLPVIRYKLKTFGEVGGFHFRQASDDPASMEIVFLDGEGLDFSSNMAKNAERIYYKENFRRAHHTEPGALVDIPQAVDFYREGFLRALNVEQCRKAAWTVVVDFNFAPACQVLPMLLNELGCNVVALNAYIDEGKGGVSPKPKDEALRQLSTIVGSLGAQAGFWLEPGAEAITLVDETGTIHDGVGLLALVAALKLKGEKRGAIAVPVQAPSTIEQMALKRKCSVTRTKSSDRAMLEAASSSEVILAGTIDGRFAFPAFQGAFDGMFTIAKLVELSAILAIPLSKVLQDAPTRAFHEARVSCPWEMKGGIMRKMSEDSLDKEASFVDGIKVQFGNDWVLVLPDQYLPCVHIFAEAKDDRTATKLLDSYQKKVEGWKKELA; encoded by the coding sequence ATGAAAGCCGTCATCATGGCCGGTGGTTTCGGCACCCGTATCCAGCCGCTCACCGGCAGCATCCCCAAGCCGATGATCCCGCTCTTCAATCGGCCGATCATGCTGCATATCGTGGAGCTGCTGAAAAAGTACGACATAACCGACCTGGTGATGCTGCTCTACCATCAGCCGGGAATCATCAAGAAGTTTTTCCGTGATGGTGCAGATTTCGGGGTCAGAATCACCTACGTTACCCCGTTGCAGGATATGGGGACCGCCGGTGCGGTCAAGGCCGCGGAAAAGTATCTTGACGAACGTTTTCTGGTCATCTCCGGCGACCTGTTGACCGACTTCAACCTGAAGAAGGTCATCGACTTCCATGACGCCAACAAGGCAATGGCCACCATTACCCTCACCTCGGTCAAGGATCCGCTGCAGTTCGGGGTGGTGATAACGGACAAGGAAAAGCGGATTACCCAGTTCCTGGAAAAACCGGGGTGGGGCGAGGTGATCTCCGACACGATCAACACCGGTATCTACGTGCTGGAGCCCGAGATTTTCAACTACATTCCGGCCGGCGAAAACTTTGACTTTTCTCAGGATCTGTTTCCGCTGATGCTGCGCAACCAGGATCCGCTGTATGGTGTCACCGCCAAGGGGTACTGGCGGGATATCGGCAACACCGATTCCTACCGCGAGGCGTACCACGACATCTTCAAAGGGCGGGTCAATCTGAAAATTGACGAGGAAAAGCAGGATTACGTCGGCAAAGACCTGCGGATCGGTACCGACGTCACCCTGGAGGACGCCGGCGGCATCGAGGGCACGGTAGTGATCGGCGACAATTCACAGGTTAGTCGTGACGTCAGGATCAAGGATTCGGTCATCGGGCGCAACTGCACCATTGAAGCCGGGGTCAGACTGAACCGCTGCGCCATTTGGGATAACTCCTACGTCAAGAAAGGCGCCCGCATCACGGACAGCGTTATCTGCTCCAATGTGCGGGTCGGCCAAGCCGCTATTCTGGAGGAGGGGGTTATTGTCGCCGATGAAACTTCCATCGGCGACGAGGTCCACATTAAGGCCGATGTCAAAATCTGGCCCCGCAAGGTGATCGAGTCCGGCGCCACGGTCACCGCCAACCTGATCTGGGGGGAAAAGTGGAAGAAGTCACTTTTCGAAGGGGCCATCATCAAAGGCTTGTCCAACGTGGAGCTGACTCCTGAGTTTGCCGCCAAACTGGGATGCGCCTACGGCACCATGTTGCCCAAGGGGAGCTATGTGCTGGGCGGGCGGGATGCAAAACGTTCTTCCCGGATGCTGAAGCGCTGTTTCGTGGGGGGACTACTGTCCGCCGGCGTCAATGTGCGGGACATGACCATGACCTGTCTGCCGGTCATCCGTTACAAGCTGAAAACCTTCGGCGAGGTGGGAGGGTTCCACTTCCGGCAGGCATCTGACGATCCGGCATCGATGGAGATCGTGTTTCTGGACGGCGAAGGGCTGGACTTCTCCAGCAACATGGCCAAAAATGCCGAACGGATCTACTACAAAGAGAATTTCCGCCGTGCCCACCATACCGAGCCGGGGGCACTGGTCGACATCCCCCAGGCGGTGGACTTCTACCGGGAGGGCTTCCTGCGGGCCCTCAACGTCGAGCAGTGCCGCAAGGCTGCCTGGACCGTAGTGGTCGATTTCAACTTTGCGCCGGCCTGCCAGGTGCTGCCAATGCTGTTGAACGAGCTGGGCTGCAACGTCGTGGCTTTGAACGCTTACATTGATGAGGGCAAGGGGGGTGTCTCACCGAAGCCGAAGGATGAAGCCCTTCGTCAGCTTTCCACCATCGTCGGTTCGCTGGGGGCGCAGGCCGGTTTCTGGCTGGAGCCCGGTGCGGAGGCGATCACGCTGGTTGATGAGACCGGTACCATTCATGACGGTGTCGGCCTGCTTGCTCTGGTAGCGGCGCTCAAGCTCAAAGGGGAAAAGCGGGGGGCTATTGCCGTGCCGGTACAGGCACCATCCACCATCGAGCAGATGGCACTCAAGCGAAAATGCTCCGTAACCCGGACGAAAAGCAGTGATCGGGCCATGCTGGAAGCAGCGTCGTCATCGGAGGTCATCCTTGCGGGAACCATTGACGGCCGCTTCGCCTTCCCGGCGTTTCAGGGGGCCTTTGACGGCATGTTCACCATTGCCAAGCTGGTGGAGCTCAGTGCAATACTGGCGATTCCCCTGTCCAAGGTGTTGCAGGATGCCCCGACCAGGGCTTTCCACGAAGCGCGTGTCTCCTGCCCCTGGGAAATGAAGGGGGGAATCATGCGCAAAATGAGCGAGGACAGTCTCGACAAGGAGGCCAGCTTCGTTGATGGCATTAAAGTCCAGTTCGGCAACGACTGGGTCTTGGTTCTGCCGGATCAGTACTTGCCCTGTGTGCATATTTTCGCGGAAGCGAAAGACGACAGAACCGCTACTAAATTACTCGACAGCTACCAGAAAAAAGTTGAAGGCTGGAAAAAGGAATTGGCCTGA